aaaacaattccaACAATTGATTCCTGTACCTGTAATCCTAAATTggatggtgaacacatgaagctgccttctactgactcagactcttggtccatccaagtcagtattgtctactcagaccagcagcggctctccagggtctcaggaagaggtctttcacatgccctacttgcctggtcctttcaactggagatgccggggattgaacctgggaccttctgcatgccaagcagatgctctaccactgagccacagcccttccccatctttaggaatttcctttCCTGGAGACCTTGTTTGGTCTTGGGGCCAAACCAGGTTGTGAAATTGGAAAATCTCTGAACGGGTCTCAACAATAAGGCTTCTAAAGACAGAATGTATGTTtgtaagtggtacagaaagtcggcatataaaaaccaactcttcttcttccgagcGTCTGTTTTCTCACTCTATCTTTTCTCCATTCACTGTTTTGCCCACTTGCAGGTTTATGACGTCCCCTCATCTTTGCTCCGGGACCCTCCAGCGGACACCTACGACTCGCCTTCCCCATGTCCCAAGAAGGTAGCCCGCGTGGCCCCCCAGCCCACTCTCCCCCCGCCCTCTGATGACCCCTATGACGTGCCGCTTGCCTTCAAGAAGCCCTCTGGtctagaggaggaagaagaggaggaagagggaggctCGGAGAGGCCCCTTGTCTACGCCACCCCGTCCAACTTGCGGCGAGCCTCGGCACTGCTGAACTTGTACGAGTCACCCGAGGAAGTGCTGGGAGGGGGGCGGGAGGAAgaacaagaggaggaagaggaagatggaGGCATCTATGATGTTCCTCTTCTGCCGCCCGGCTCTCCACCCCTCGAGGGGGCACTTCAAGGACTAAGCTTGAGGGAGCCTGGCCCCCCTTCCCGCCCTCGTCTGCCCTCTGCCGAGAGTCTGTCTCGCCGTCCATTGCCTGCCCTTCCCAGCGAAGAACGGCTTTCTATAGAGCCTCCGCCACCGTCGCCAAGTATCGTCAGGAAGGGCAGCATCCAGGACCGACCGttgcccccgccgcctccccgactGGGGGGTCTTGGAGCAGGGGACCAGCTGGAGTCTGTCAGGGACGAGGGGTACAATGAATACGAGGGGATCCGCCTGGCAGAGGAATATGACTATGTTCATCTCAAGGTAGGGGAAGCAGTCTCTTGGCAAAATTTGCCTTTCGGCTCATGTCTGTAACCAAGATGGCATTCTTTTGGGTTTCCATCATAGCCAGCCAGTCTCACAAAACGTTCCTTTTCCccacatatgtatgtgtgttaagtgcggtcaagtcgcttccaactcatggcgaccctatgaatcaatgtcctccaaaacgtcctatctttgacagccttgctcaggtcttgcaaattgagggccgtggcttcctttatagagtcagtccatctcttgttgggtcttcctcttttcctgctaccttcaacttttcctagcatgactgtcctttcctgtggctcttgtcgtctcgtgatgtgaccaaagtacgatagcctcagcttagtcattttagggtcatttcaggcctgatttgatctataacccacagatttgtttttttggaagtccagggtgtccataacactctcctccaacaccacatttcaaaggaattccCCACATTTACTCCTTTTGTTTAATTTCAAAGGGTTTGTATAAGGTTCCATAAGACAGGCAGGTGATGCTTTTGCTGGAATGGAGGCGGAATGAGGAAGGAAAGTGATCCTTAGCTGTgtggcaggcagaaattcaagaaATTAACTTTTTCCTGTCGCTGTTTCCACCATGCTGGGAAAAACCTGACATGCTGATTTTCTGTGTGTCGTGCAGTTGTTACAGAATCAGAGGAGGTCTACCAGAAAACAGATGGCAGTGCTTATgagaattagggctgccagggtCCTAAtcggggcaggggatcccccaccccaaattcccgTTCGCCACCACCGTGTGGAGCAAcagcaggggggaaattaaaataaagattaatttaaaaaaaattggcatcttctgcatgatgacatcacttccagggcatACCTGGAAGCAGCAGTcgtagctctaggaattcccaGAAATTctgtgataaaaccatagagtctccAGCAGTTCTGAGCTACTGCTGCCACTTCTAGATACTCCCTGGAATTGATGTCACTGTGCTAGTGATGCCGCCCTCCACCCTCCTGCTGGctgccaggcaaccctaatgaggatcCAGGCTCCTAGTGGAAACCCACTTACATGGCTTCCCTTTCTAGGAATCCTGGGAATTCTGACAAGGCTCTATGagaagcagcgtggtgtagtggttaagagcagcggtggAGGGTCCgaagtgggtgggtggagggtcaaaagggtatctttgttttttgaactttGTAACTACGAATGTATCAACTAGAACATACAATTgatacttttttattttctttttattattgtaactgttttgttttgttttatgttataaaaataaaaaaaaatattaaaaaaaaagagcagcggactctaatccggaggactgggtttgattcccctctcctccacatgagcggcagactctaatctgatgaacggggttggttttcctactccaagtgaagcctgctgggtgaccttgggccagtcacagttctctctgaactctctcagccccacctacctcactgggtgtctgtcgtggggaggggaagggaaggcaattgcaagccgctttgagactcgttaaaaggtagagaaaagtggggtataaaaagcaacttcttcttctgttctttaaGAAAAGATTTCTGTGCTCTTCTTACTCAGACTCTCAGCCGTACGTGCTTAATTCTGCATCCTGTATAAACCAGGGACATTCTAGTCCTGGAAATATGCAAGAAGTTTATGGGGTGAGCCCCATATCTAGAGTCCCACTAAGTCTTCATGctccctctgccttttccccCATACGAGGTTTTACCTTGCCCCAAATCACTGATACACGTATGGTATTTTCTCCCTAGGGAGCAGATAAAATCCAGCCCAAGGCATCAACGCCTGAAGGGACTTCCGGACCCGCACTTCCTGGTGACACAGCTCAGACTGAAGAACAGGTATCTGCTTTTATTTCCTTATATTCCACGTTGAGGATGGGTAGCATCTATGAGGCAGCCTCCCCCTTTTTCAAAAACGCCTTTCTAAAAGGGAGATTAGAGCCTGAGAAAGAGGCTTGTTGTAGGTCAGGTGATGGCAGAGATGATGGCCCTACTCAGGTGATGGCCCTACTCAGGCACGACAGCTTCAGACTTCCTGTAGGCCACCACTAAATTGTGCCAGGACTGTCTTGTGGTATCAAGAGACAGCTCAAAACATTcagctagaacaggggtccccgacATTTTTGGGCCCATGGATACCTTTGGAATTATGACTCAGGGTAGTAGGCAcaaaatgagccccgtggcacagagtggtcagcggCACTATTGAAGCCAAgacctctgctcacaacctgagttcgatcccgacggaagccggtttcagggagccggctcaaggttgactcagccttctgaggtcagtaaaatgagtgctggggattgaacctgggaccttctgcatgccaagcagatgctctacaaactgagccacagtccctccccatattGTAgtgtagagcagaggttcccaaactgtgctccatggagcacttggcgctccgcgaaacatctcctaatgctccatgaagagattggaaagaaaaatactactgtcattcagtttagtatataggtactAGTTGAAAATTAGTGCTTCATGACAaacttctctcctgaaaagtgccccGTGACTCAGAAAGTTTGAGAACCGCTGGTCTAGACTAACATACTAGATAGAAATGTTTAGAAGTTTATATTTTATGCCCTACAGGAAAATTTTGTTTTGATAGGTAAAAATTTTATATTACTAGACATAAAAATAATAAACGTGCAGTGTTACTTACTTTCTAATGATGCTGAGAGGTTTAGCATAAAATACTAGTATTATACAATAATAATCAACCAATGTAATTCAAATAGATTGCATGAAGGTGTCAGCATATGCTTAGATAGCTTTCGTTTCGTCATAGACCTATTTTTCTTCTAAGATTTAGGGATGAGTTTTTTAGATTGatgtggcacagagcggtaagctgcagtactgcagtccaggctctgctcacgacctgagttcgatcccgacagaagtcgggttcaggtagccagctcaaggttgactcagcctcccatccttccaaggtcgggaaaatgagtacccagcttgctgggagtaaagtgtagacgactggggaaggcaatggcaaaccaccccgtaaacatagtctgcctagtaaacgtctggatgtgacgtcaccccatgggtcctgaatgacccggtgcttgcacaggggactacctttacctttaagaaggtATCAAACGACTCGGAgtcattcaaaatattgtcgaagacactgtccttcagtgttactcctctgacgatgcctgccacagctgctggcgaaacgtcaggaaagaaaataccaagaccacggtcacacagcccggataacctacaagaaccaacgactTGGAGTCGCTCCAAATTTTAATTGATGGAGATCTTGTTGCAAGTAGTATTATGTTGTATgtattgttttatgttgtttggaaaattaaaaaaattaattaaacagAACAATTTTCCTCTAATCTCTCTCGTCTTCCCAGGTGCCGCCTTCCCCGGAGGACAGCCAGTTGTTGCAGTTCTATACAGGGCAGTGTCAAACCCATTACAACACCCTGCTTTCAGCCATCGAGGCACTCCTTGCCAGCGCCGGTGCCAACCAGCCCCCCCGAGTCTTCGTGCCCCACGGGAAGTTCGTGATCATCACGGCGCACAAACTGGTGTTCGTGGGGGACACCGTGTCTCGGCTCGCGTCCTCCTCCACCGTGCGAGCCAGGGTGGGGGCGGCCAGCGGTGCCCTGTGCCAGGCCCTGAAAGACGCTGTCCTGTCGGTCAAGGGTGCCGCCTTGCGCTACCCATCGCTTCCTGCCGCCCGTGAGATGCGGGAGTGCGTGGCGGAGCTCTCCCGACGGGCGCTGGCCTTCACCTCTTTGCTGGCCACCTTGGCGCCCTCTTGACGTTGCGTGCTGAGGCGATTCGTCGCCAGGGGACTTGACCCCTCAGCTGTGTGACACGTACTGCAACCCTTGTGGCAATAATTACCCCGTTGCTGTGGACTGCAGTGTGGCTTTATGGTGGTGCTTATGGGTAACTCTGGCCCGAGTTGGTAACAAGGTTTCTCTGGTTACGTTGGCTTCGAACCCAGGATCACTAACCCAGTGTCCGCTCCCTGAGGTAGCATTTTGCGACAGTTGACCCTTGGGTGGTCACCTTTGACGGTAGTGCAAATAACCTTTAGACTGTTCTCGACCTCTTTCCCAGCTAAAGAAGGCCTCTAGTCTGTACCTTAACCACTCCACCTTATGACCAGTTATGGCGGCCCACCAGTTCGCCGTATCTTTGCCGGTTTCCACGGTTTGACGCCCTGACCTTCGCATCTGTAACCTTCGAGTGTTCTCCTAACCAAAGACCCTGCCTGACCTTCGCCTCTGATTCAGTGCCACAAATCGTGGCCCTTGTTCCCACCTCTTCCAGTTTGACCGGTGAACGGCTACGAATTGCTCAGTGTTTCTGCGTTGGGTTCCCAAGAACCCCAGTTGAGGTTATGGCATGGAGTTGTAGACCAAAGACATGAATCGAACTGGGAGATGGACAGACCGTGATCATGCTCACAGCTTTCCTATAGACATTAATGTGGGGGTTAGGGGCCCAACGCGCCCGCCCCTACAACTTTAAAGGGAAAGCGCTGGAGAATTGCTGAGAAACAGCCTTTTTTATACCGGTGAAGAATTCTAGGACAATGGCTGAAAGACATAAAAATAGGAGAACAACGAACTCTGCCACGGAATAGAAGATTATGCGAGGAAATGACGTAGAAGGGGTGAAAGCGAACACatgcagaaaataaaactgccaaaggcACAAGGAAGCAAAGGATCCTGGGACAGGAGGGAGGAAATAAAGGGGAGGAAATCACAAAAATTAACAGGGCAAATGGTCAGTGTGGACTTTATACCAAGCAAGAGGTGGACGATGTACCCGGGTACACCTTTGCAGAAAAAAAAGCACCACAGGAAACCAGGGAGTGCCCAGGTCGAAGACTTTCTAGGGCAGCCAGCAATGCCAGAGACTGCTAGAGTTGGGCAAATGTGACATGAAGTCCTTCAGCCTGACCTATAAGACCCATTCACTCTTTTCCTCTGAAAAAACCCTTTCTGGTTTGGTGTTTGTCTTGGACAGCAGCCAACCTCAAttcatagccccccccccgggacccTCCCTCATCTCATTTCCTCACCGGGAAACAAATGGGGGTCAAAACATCTCTCTCAGGAAATATTTGCCAAGTTATTTTCTAAGTCTGACCACAATAAAAttggttaaaaaaacaaacacagtgtGTATAGCTTCCTCCCAAATCCTAATACGTTTCCGCCTTTGCCCTCTCTTAATTCAACTCCAAAATagcttcccccaaaaaaaccttgacATGGATGGAAAGTTTTTGAAAGgattattttggggaggggggagaatttcCATGCCAATTTTCCTGTATTAAGCCTCTAGAAAagggacaggggctgtggctcagtggtagaacacctgcttggcatgcagaaggtcccaggttcaatccccggcatctccagttaaaaagactaggcaagtagatgtgaaagacctctgccagagaccctggagagctgctgccggtctgagtagacaatactgacttggatggaccaagagtctgattcagtgtaaggcagcttcgtgcgttcATGTGACAGGACATCAGGACATCATTCCCCAGGCCTGTTGGCCACTGTACAGatcataagaaaggtcctgctggatcagacccaggcctatcaagtccagcagtttagtcacacagtggccaactaggtgcctctaggaagcccccaaacaagacgagtgcagcagcaccatcctgtctgtgttccacagcacctcctataataggcatgctcatcggatcctgaagagaacaggtatgcattgtgactaatatcataacataagaaaggccctgctggatcagactgaggtccatcaagtccagcagtctgttcacacagtggccaaacaggtagATGGTGGcacacaataaaatcaataattaaTCGCcgcaagacacacacacccctccaataAAGTAAGTAAAACAAAAACTAGAAAGTGGAGCTAGGCCCAGCGGGGTAGTCACTCCGGATTAAGCCAGCCCTCCCCAAAGGCGAAGCTGAGCCTTTGGCCACCATAGATGGTGGCACAGGATAAAATCAACCATTAATTCTTCCATTGCCGCAAGAGCCCCCGCTTTTTTGGGTgcatgtctgccccccccccagtaaagtaAGTGAAACAAAAACTAGAAGGGGGAGCTAGGCCCAGGGGggtagccgtgtgtgtgtgtgtgtgttaagtgccgtcaagtcgcttctgactcatggcaaccctatgaatgaaagtccaaaatgtcctctctttgacagccttactcagatcttgcaaattgaaggctggggcttcctttatggcagtggttcccaacctttttttgaccagggaccactaggacttttttgttcggtgcagggaccccaaggttcaaaataaaaattctgggaatttgaaaataaactttaatcataactgttagttaaacattaaacttagaattatatttgaatatatatattttctaacagagaacttttaattgaaaatattaatttaattatgggtttataactttgtttcgcggaccttaatttagttctcgcggacccctggctgggaaccagtgctttatggAGCCCTTTCTTGAGGAGGGCCTCAATAAAGGGGGGTAGCTACTTCGGATTAAACCAGCCCTCTCCAAAGGCGAAGCTGAGCCTTTGGCCACCGTGGATGGTGGTGGCACAGGATAAAACCAACCATTAATTCTTCCATTGCCGCaagagccccccctttttttggtgcatgtctgcccccccccagtaaaGTAAGTGAAACAAAAACTGGAAGGCGGAGCTAGGCCCAGGGGGGTAGCTACTCCGGATTAAGCCAGTCCTCCCCAAAGGCAAGGCTGCGCCTTTGGCCACCGTGGATGGTGGCACAGGATAAAATCAACCATTAATTCTTCCATTGccgcaaaagcccccccccacccgtttTTGGTGcgtgtctgcccccccccccagtaaagtaAGTGAAACAGAAACTAGAAGGCGGAGCCAGGCCTAGGGGGGTAGCTACTCCGGATCAAGCCAGCCCTCCCCAAAGGCAAGGCTGCGCCTTTGGCCACCAGCCTAGGATAAAATTAACCATTCATCGCCGcaacaccccccctttttttggtgtgCCCCCCCCAATAAAGTCAGTAAAACCAAAAACTAGGAGGGGGCCCAGGGCAAGTGCCCCGCGGGGTAGTCACTCCGGATTCAGGCCGCCCTCCCCAAAGGCGAGGCTGCGCCGGCGTTGCGCGCAACCAGCTGGCCGGCACGACGCCCGGGGCCGCCCGCCCGCCTTCCCCGACGCCcgcccgggtggggggggggtggctgggtggggggggggtggctgggtggggggggggaggcgggggccgTGGGGCGGGGACAGCTCGCTCCGCCCCGGCCTGCGTCTCCGGCCGCCGGACTCGCCCCGCCGCCCGCTTGCAGCTCCAGCTGGCcggcctcgcctcgcctcgcctccccCCATGGGGGGCCCGCAGCCCGCTGCCCCCGCGCCCGGCGGAGCCTGGTGAGACCCCGAttagggacccccccccctcgccccggccttccttcctcccccccccatggctgcccccccgcccagcttcggGGCATCCCTCCCTGCCGCGTCCTCCGCCCCGGCGCGGGGACCCCGGCGCGCCCCCCAGCTCTCCGCCCCGCCAGTCCACACCCCCCTCGCCCTCCTTTTGTTCCTTCCTGGCTTCCCCCCCGGGTCCCTCCCCCGGGTCCCTCCCCCATGCACAAGCCGGCTCCTCTTGCATGCCCCCTTTCGCCGCCCCGGCCCACCCCCGCCGGCGCAACGCCTCTCCTCCCATTGCCCCCTTAGCCCGTCGCTGTCCCGGAGTCATAGTCTCGGAAGGGAccgccggggtcatctagtccaaccccctgcgcggTGCAGGACagtcacaactgcctcccctccccacgtccccagcgacccctactccatgcccagaagatggccaaggtgcccgccctctcgtcatctgcctaaggtctcagaatcagcattgctgacagatggccatctagcagcTGTTCTTGGCCtgcccctccttccctcttcccctggtCCTTTCCACCCCCTCCTCCTTATTCCTTACCTCTTCCCTGTTTGCCCCCCCTCCACGCATCCCTCCCCgtttgccccccaaaaaaactttcacACACCCTTAGTTAATTAATTGTGTGTGCActctccagactctgcccatGGAGTCCTTTTCACCCCCCCTTCCTTATTCCTTCCTTGCTGGCCCCTGTCCATGCATCCctcccagttcccccccccaaataactttCTTTTCTCACCCCTTACTTAATGAATTGCGTCTcctctctgcaaaccctgcctaTGGGGTCCTTTTTGCCCCCCCTCCTTATTCCTTCCTTGTTCGCCCCCCCCTCCATGCATCCCTCCCCTTTTGCCCCCCCCAAATAACTTTCTTTTCACGCACCCTTAgttaattatagaatcatagagttggaagggactaccagggccatctagtccaaccccctgcacaaggcaggaaattcacaactacctccccccccccccacaaccccaatTAATTGTGCCTCCTCTCTGCAGACCCTGCCCATGGAGTCCTTTTCGGGGGCCCTCCTTCTTATGCCTTCCTTGTTCGCCCCCCTCCACGcatccctcccctttctccccccaaaaaactttctTTTCACACCCCCTTAGTTAATCAATTGCGTCTCTCCTCTCTGCAGACCCTACCTGCCCATGGAGACCGGCCCGCCGACGCCAGACCCCGGGGTCCTGTGCAGGGACTTCTCTTCTCTGGCCCCGGAATCGGGGCCGCCTTCCTTCGAATGGCTGCTGGGGCGGCTGGGGGCAGGCGGGCGGCGCCAGCGCCTCCTTCTGGCCCTAAGCTGCCTGCCCTGCCTCCTCTTGGGCCTGGGGCTGGGGTCGGAGGCGTTGTTCACTTTGACGCCCCCCCTCTGCTGTCGAGAGCCCAACGGCACCCGGCTCCCCGTGAATGACACCGACCCCTGCCAGGACCCGCGGTGCCAAGGCTGGGACTACGGGGGTCTCCCGGCCCTCACCAGCAACCCCGTGACCGAGGTGAGCATCTTTCCTCTGctcctatgaacacatgaagctgccttctactgaaccagacccttaagggtccatcaaagtcagtattgtccactcagactggcagcggctctccagggtctcaggcagaggtctttcacatcacctagttgcctttaactgaagatgccagggattgaacctgggaccttctgcacaccaagcagatgctctaccactgagttatggcCGTTCCCCTTTCCGATCTTTGCTGTATTCCATCAAGGACATTCCTGAACTCTGTAACTCTTACAAACTTCTACCCTTAACATTCCTTCACTCCTACATGCAAAGATCCATTGGATTCTAGGCCCAGACATCTTTTCCCTGCCAAGTCCTGGACCAAATGACATAATCTCAGAGGCGGCGGTGCCTCTGCGCATGCACAGAGTGCCATTTCTGGAACGGGTGTGTATTCTTCACTGGCAAATTTGAAcccttccaccttccctcctATTTGACATTATCGCTATTGCTATAACCACTCTACACTTTTGCCCTGGGCTTAACTGAATTTGCGACCCAGAACCTGATGTCAGAGCTTTGAAACCCGTGAATAGCAGTGGTGGGAAGAGTGTCTCTGAGAACATACAGAGTGCTTTCTCCCATCCACCCATAATTCAGTAACTGACATCTAGGAGTGTTCGGGGGTTACCCTGTCTTCCCATCTCCAATTTAACAATTAGCGCTGACCTTCCAGCTCCTGGTGCCACAAAGGTTCCAGttacattagaacataagaaaggccatgttggatcagacccaggcccatcaggtccagcaatctgttcacacagtggccaaccaggtgcctctaggaagcccacaagcaagacgactgcagcagcaccatcctgcctgggttccacagcacctcatatagtaggcatgttcctctgatcctggagaggataggtctgcatcatgactagtagccattttgactagtagccacgaatagccctctcctcaactaacatgtccactcccctcttaaacccttccaagttggcagccatcgccacatcctggggcagggagttccacagtttaactatgcgctgtgtgaagaacgGCTCTTCTGCACTCCACCCAAAATACCGAGTTAAtggtaagagtgttggactaggatctgagacccaggtttgaatctccactctgccatggaggctcgctgggtgacctggggccagacacttcctctcagcccagcctacctcacagggttgttctgaggctAAAACGGAGGAGATAAGAAGGATGTGAGCTGCCTTGGGACCCCAACGGGGAGAGAGGTGGGATACAATTGaagtaaaaattaaattaaactaaATTCTACTACCCACAGTTCTCTCTGTCTCCTCAGTGGTCCCTGGTTTGTACCCGAGGCTGGGCCGTCCCTTTGGAACAACTGTGTTTTCTGCTGGGCTTTGCTGCGGGGGCCCTCGTTCTAGGCCACCTGGCCGACAGGTGAGTTGGAGGGTTGGGCAGTTGCCGCGGCGGCCATCTTTTGGCACAGAGGAGATGTCAAAACGCCGGGGAACAGAAGCACAAACTTCGTTTTAACTTCCCTGGAGATCGATTGTGTAATAATTCACTGCAATATGAATTGTtctccatattttttaaaatggcatgaGGCAACCTTAGGCTGTTCACCCTTGGATGTTACATTTTGCTTCCAAGtgacagagggggttaccgcacttgtattcccagcgatgtattaagagtttgaaaacgttataaaaaatactgttcgcactttgtttggcccctttagctgtgaagacgtcttccaaccatttataagccgtggtatccaaaaactcttttaaagcgatgttttttataacattttcaaactcttaatacatcgctgggaatacaaagtgcggtaacccccttaattTTCTCTTCATGACCTTTGCTGATAATCTcaagccaagccttattcttaAAAATGCCACTCAAGAACATATTTTCCCAAGGTTTACATCTTTCTGCAGATGTTTGCTTTTTGAATTTTGAATGTCTCCAGATTTTAATTTGAATGTGACTCcttaaaaaaggagggggaaaagagttAAGTCCTTAATCTTGTTGATGTCagtgaacctggttggccactgggcgaagcaggatgctggactagatgggccattgggctgatccagcagggctcttatgatgCTCTTGACTCTTCCGGGTGGCTTGCCTCCTCTGTGGGGAACtcttaaggccatttattcatggaaggttttgcattggatttgtcactctatagatgcacattttccccatctgaattctcaaaactctgcatggcggcttattgttgagttttgagaatatggatgggggaaaagtgcatctaaagagtggcaaatccaatgcaaacccttccatgaataaatggcctaaatgAATACAAACCTGGGCCAGCTCTGGCTCCGAAGGGCTGTGAAGGAAGGCCGGAAGGGGATATGGAATAATCTCTCTTCTTTTTCCAGCGTGGGACGGCGTGGGACTCTTCTCCTGGCCCTGGCTCTGGGCTGCCCGGCAGGGATCCTGGCTGCCTTT
This genomic window from Euleptes europaea isolate rEulEur1 chromosome 18, rEulEur1.hap1, whole genome shotgun sequence contains:
- the EFS gene encoding embryonal Fyn-associated substrate, which gives rise to MSQAQLCRALYDNTAECLDELSFRKGDLMVLLQPEAPGLEGWHLCSLHGQQGIVPANRVKVLPEPGSPGPAPRRKHTPGDVYQVPRKEAAALAGTAFEATQDELRRRGPRQEEQEVYEVPPPARPCPLPPEGIYRVPRGIRRDGPTEVYDVPSSLLRDPPADTYDSPSPCPKKVARVAPQPTLPPPSDDPYDVPLAFKKPSGLEEEEEEEEGGSERPLVYATPSNLRRASALLNLYESPEEVLGGGREEEQEEEEEDGGIYDVPLLPPGSPPLEGALQGLSLREPGPPSRPRLPSAESLSRRPLPALPSEERLSIEPPPPSPSIVRKGSIQDRPLPPPPPRLGGLGAGDQLESVRDEGYNEYEGIRLAEEYDYVHLKGADKIQPKASTPEGTSGPALPGDTAQTEEQVPPSPEDSQLLQFYTGQCQTHYNTLLSAIEALLASAGANQPPRVFVPHGKFVIITAHKLVFVGDTVSRLASSSTVRARVGAASGALCQALKDAVLSVKGAALRYPSLPAAREMRECVAELSRRALAFTSLLATLAPS